One segment of Saprospiraceae bacterium DNA contains the following:
- a CDS encoding GLPGLI family protein: MKKTLLLLALFISLSAIAQEQPPLEGRIRYLVVHDWAKKMAAVDYLSKQRKERIAYMWGNRSEWKLYTQMFFNATETRYEDSEERAEPDDEGYSWRKDVYQIKRNFEENTQYDVMEMLGKTYIIEDSLHSPEWKIHNDLKEVAGHICMKAVWEDTVKRQKVVAWFAQDIPHSGGPERFSGLPGMILEVDVNNGAMVITADLIEQKKLDKQLNLPKKYKGKKITEAEYQDIVKKYIEEKTKAEEPYFWGMRY; this comes from the coding sequence ATGAAAAAAACACTGCTCCTCCTCGCCCTTTTCATCTCGCTCTCGGCCATTGCACAAGAGCAACCCCCTCTCGAAGGCCGCATTCGCTACCTCGTCGTCCACGACTGGGCCAAAAAAATGGCGGCGGTGGACTACCTCAGCAAGCAGCGCAAAGAGCGCATCGCCTACATGTGGGGCAACCGCTCCGAATGGAAACTATACACCCAAATGTTTTTCAACGCCACCGAAACACGTTACGAAGACTCTGAGGAGCGTGCCGAACCCGACGACGAGGGCTATTCATGGCGCAAGGATGTCTATCAAATCAAGCGAAACTTTGAGGAAAACACCCAGTATGACGTGATGGAAATGCTCGGCAAAACATACATCATCGAAGACTCGCTCCATTCGCCCGAGTGGAAAATCCACAACGACCTCAAGGAAGTGGCTGGTCATATATGCATGAAAGCCGTCTGGGAAGATACCGTGAAACGCCAAAAAGTGGTCGCGTGGTTTGCGCAAGACATCCCGCACAGCGGCGGCCCGGAGCGTTTCTCCGGCTTGCCCGGCATGATACTCGAAGTGGACGTGAACAACGGCGCAATGGTCATCACCGCTGACTTAATCGAACAGAAAAAACTCGACAAGCAGCTGAACCTGCCCAAAAAGTACAAGGGCAAAAAAATAACGGAAGCCGAATATCAAGACATCGTGAAAAAATACATCGAGGAAAAGACGAAGGCCGAAGAGCCGTATTTTTGGGGGATGCGATATTGA
- a CDS encoding TonB-dependent receptor, with product MQKHFFLLALLLLCNLLSAQNPSRITIKGIVIDSTGEEIVMPTVMLLNPTDSALVNFTRGDDKGVFQLKNVKNEPYLLKISYVGYLPLQVRIEPSASAVHDLGELTIKPITSELLEVVVKAAKATLSIRGDTIEYDASSFKVPPGSTVEDLLRRLPGIEVDADGNIKAQGRDVRRVYVDGKTFFGDDPKAATKNLGAETLSKVQVYNEASEQSRLTGVDDGKREKAMNLELKEEFKKGSFGKITGAVGTEERWAARGNYNRFNQKEQLSFIGYGNNINQTGVNWEDYGEFKGQSSFSDFDNGDFGFSSGGGRIFYFGGGDDSPLNNFDGRGFTENFGGGANYNFDNKKTKLNTSYFYNQTKLFLDQFTDRQTFVEGNSFFNSDTTTKVELRQNHSLNTRFEKDLDSNNLLIVKANGRFSHNDATTRQSQLFYLEDGTTTNRLNMDNGNDLNSWRVNSAAIFRHRFKKKGRSLAASAGFNLNQTDASEQLFSLNQFFNAGSFTEQIRQMNANDTRAMQAKSSLLFTEPLSKKWYWETFYNFSTTQNEVDRQVADPENSGQRIDSLSIYYDYDILYNRLGSSIRFSNEGLNVSVGVAAQQLDLRGEYSRARNTPLLVPPIDRQFLNVIPNVDLSYELKGAGRTWLNFGYGYNVREPQPNDLQPVPNQNNPLFRSEGNPELDPERNHSFNLNLNNWNPASLSNVGIGANFDLFDSQIVYNQTVEAIDSIGIRTTSRPENLSGGQRLNTYLWSNFPIVKTKLTMNLNGSLNFSNTPSFVNGQENETRNRGYRLNAGFNFTPGTKLILSAGASINPNNITYSISREQNQKIRNYGVNAATKWQFADKFFLESNFSYNIYRNDRFNFNQDVPIWNASVRRLLGRENRLEVRLAAFDLLNRRVSITQNGTQNFVTRNIAPTLARYFMLSVSYNVRGYENKLNKNNWW from the coding sequence ATGCAAAAACACTTCTTCCTTCTCGCCCTCTTGCTGCTTTGCAATCTTCTTTCCGCCCAAAACCCTTCCCGCATCACCATCAAAGGCATCGTGATTGATTCGACTGGCGAGGAGATTGTGATGCCGACCGTCATGCTCCTCAACCCCACCGACTCCGCGTTGGTCAATTTTACACGCGGTGATGACAAAGGCGTTTTCCAATTAAAAAATGTCAAGAACGAGCCTTATTTGCTCAAAATCTCTTACGTCGGGTATTTGCCCCTTCAAGTGCGCATCGAGCCGTCGGCATCGGCAGTCCACGATTTGGGCGAGTTGACCATCAAACCCATCACCAGCGAACTGCTCGAAGTCGTCGTGAAAGCCGCCAAAGCGACGCTGAGCATTCGCGGCGACACCATCGAATACGACGCATCCTCCTTCAAAGTGCCGCCCGGCTCCACGGTCGAGGACTTGTTGCGCCGGCTGCCCGGCATCGAAGTAGATGCCGACGGCAACATCAAGGCGCAGGGGCGTGATGTGCGGCGCGTCTATGTGGACGGGAAAACCTTCTTCGGCGACGACCCAAAGGCTGCCACCAAAAACCTCGGCGCAGAGACGCTTAGCAAGGTGCAGGTGTACAACGAAGCCTCCGAGCAGTCGAGACTAACGGGCGTGGACGACGGCAAGCGCGAAAAGGCGATGAATCTGGAATTGAAGGAAGAATTCAAAAAAGGCTCGTTCGGCAAAATAACAGGGGCAGTCGGCACCGAAGAGCGATGGGCCGCCCGGGGCAACTACAACCGATTCAACCAGAAAGAGCAACTCTCCTTTATCGGCTATGGCAACAACATCAACCAGACGGGGGTGAACTGGGAGGACTACGGCGAGTTCAAGGGTCAAAGCTCTTTCAGCGATTTCGACAACGGCGACTTTGGCTTCAGCAGTGGTGGCGGGCGCATCTTCTACTTCGGCGGCGGCGATGACTCGCCCCTCAACAACTTCGACGGACGCGGATTCACCGAAAACTTCGGCGGCGGCGCGAACTACAATTTTGACAACAAAAAAACCAAACTCAACACCAGCTACTTCTACAACCAAACCAAGCTCTTCCTCGACCAATTCACCGACCGCCAGACCTTCGTGGAGGGCAATTCGTTTTTCAACTCCGACACCACGACAAAGGTGGAGCTTCGCCAAAACCACAGCCTCAACACCCGTTTTGAAAAAGACCTCGACTCCAACAACCTCCTCATCGTGAAAGCCAATGGCCGATTCAGCCACAACGATGCCACCACTCGACAATCCCAACTTTTCTACCTCGAAGACGGCACGACGACCAATCGTCTCAACATGGACAACGGCAACGACCTCAACTCTTGGCGGGTGAACAGCGCCGCCATATTCCGCCACCGGTTCAAGAAAAAAGGCCGTTCGCTGGCCGCCAGCGCCGGCTTCAACCTCAATCAGACGGATGCCTCAGAGCAACTTTTCTCCCTCAACCAGTTCTTCAACGCAGGTTCCTTCACCGAGCAAATCCGGCAGATGAACGCCAACGACACCCGCGCCATGCAAGCCAAGTCGAGCCTCCTGTTCACCGAGCCGCTCTCGAAAAAATGGTATTGGGAAACATTCTACAACTTCAGCACCACCCAAAACGAGGTGGACAGACAAGTGGCCGACCCCGAAAACAGCGGCCAACGCATTGACAGCCTCAGCATCTATTACGACTACGACATCCTCTACAACCGCCTCGGCTCCAGCATCCGTTTTTCCAACGAGGGACTCAACGTGTCGGTGGGCGTGGCCGCCCAACAACTCGACCTGCGCGGCGAGTATTCCCGCGCCCGCAACACCCCCCTGCTCGTGCCGCCCATCGACAGGCAATTCCTCAACGTCATACCCAATGTGGATTTGTCGTACGAGCTGAAAGGCGCGGGCAGGACGTGGCTCAATTTCGGATATGGATACAACGTGCGCGAGCCTCAACCCAACGACCTCCAGCCCGTGCCCAACCAAAACAACCCGCTTTTCCGCTCGGAAGGCAACCCCGAACTCGACCCCGAACGCAATCACAGCTTCAACCTCAACCTCAACAACTGGAACCCCGCCTCGCTCAGCAATGTGGGCATCGGCGCCAATTTCGACCTTTTCGACAGCCAAATCGTTTACAACCAAACCGTCGAAGCCATTGACAGCATCGGCATCCGCACCACCTCGCGCCCCGAAAACCTCTCCGGCGGTCAGCGACTCAACACCTACCTGTGGTCCAATTTCCCCATCGTGAAAACAAAACTGACCATGAACCTCAACGGCAGCCTCAATTTCAGCAACACGCCCTCCTTCGTCAATGGTCAGGAAAACGAAACGCGCAACCGCGGCTATCGCCTCAACGCGGGTTTCAACTTCACACCCGGCACCAAACTCATCCTGAGCGCAGGCGCCTCCATCAACCCCAACAACATCACCTATTCCATCAGCCGCGAACAAAACCAGAAAATCAGGAACTACGGCGTGAACGCAGCCACCAAGTGGCAGTTCGCCGACAAGTTTTTCTTGGAAAGCAATTTCAGTTACAACATTTATCGCAACGACAGATTCAACTTCAACCAAGACGTGCCCATCTGGAACGCATCCGTGCGCAGGCTATTGGGGCGGGAAAATCGCCTCGAGGTACGGCTCGCCGCTTTCGACCTCCTCAACCGCCGCGTCAGCATCACCCAAAACGGCACCCAAAACTTCGTCACGCGCAACATAGCCCCCACGCTGGCGCGTTACTTCATGCTAAGCGTCAGTTACAACGTGCGCGGCTACGAAAACAAATTGAACAAAAACAATTGGTGGTGA
- a CDS encoding non-canonical purine NTP diphosphatase, giving the protein MHTLVFATNNPHKAREVEQILGGQFQVKTLRDIGCLEEIEETESTLEGNALLKARYVKEKYGYDCFSEDTGLEVEALDGAPGVHTARYAGASRDPDANIALLLANLEGKENRRARFRTSIALIFEGKETLLEGICEGRIATQKSGTGGFGYDPVFIPDGYGQTFAELGEDVKNKISHRAKAMAKLVEVLRET; this is encoded by the coding sequence ATGCACACCCTCGTTTTTGCTACCAACAACCCCCACAAAGCCCGCGAAGTAGAGCAAATCCTCGGCGGTCAATTCCAAGTGAAAACGCTGCGCGACATTGGCTGCCTCGAAGAAATAGAGGAGACCGAATCCACGCTCGAAGGCAACGCGCTGCTCAAGGCGCGATACGTCAAGGAAAAATACGGCTACGACTGCTTCTCCGAAGACACCGGTCTCGAAGTAGAGGCGCTCGATGGGGCGCCGGGCGTCCACACGGCTCGCTATGCGGGTGCCTCGCGCGACCCCGACGCGAATATCGCCTTGCTCTTAGCAAATTTAGAAGGGAAAGAAAATCGTCGCGCTCGATTCCGCACGAGCATTGCCCTCATTTTTGAGGGGAAAGAAACGCTGCTCGAAGGCATTTGTGAAGGCCGCATCGCCACGCAAAAAAGCGGGACTGGCGGTTTTGGCTACGACCCGGTTTTTATCCCCGATGGCTACGGACAAACGTTCGCGGAATTGGGCGAGGACGTGAAAAACAAAATCAGCCACCGGGCGAAGGCGATGGCGAAATTGGTGGAGGTGTTGCGGGAGACATGA
- a CDS encoding DUF2007 domain-containing protein: protein MFGNVMHSTDILDNFDFDENVQPGLAEEGEVVAKFFSLMEAEVAAARLRAEGIHCFLANTTSQSVLPHLQAIVRLHVRPIDSARAREILQEAAIETVGPSGNSAGRGALIALAVLIGLILAAFLVRALTLFR, encoded by the coding sequence ATGTTTGGCAACGTTATGCACTCCACTGATATACTCGACAATTTTGACTTCGACGAAAACGTGCAGCCCGGCCTCGCCGAGGAAGGCGAGGTAGTGGCCAAGTTTTTTTCCCTGATGGAAGCGGAAGTGGCGGCTGCGAGGCTTCGCGCCGAGGGCATCCATTGTTTTCTTGCCAACACGACCTCGCAAAGCGTGCTGCCGCATCTGCAAGCCATCGTGCGGCTGCACGTCCGCCCGATAGATTCGGCTCGCGCGCGCGAAATCCTCCAAGAGGCAGCCATCGAGACGGTTGGCCCCAGCGGCAATTCGGCTGGCAGGGGAGCCTTGATTGCGTTGGCAGTGCTCATCGGCCTCATCCTGGCGGCCTTCCTCGTGCGGGCGCTCACGTTGTTTCGGTAA
- a CDS encoding PD40 domain-containing protein → MMFVRLTISIFALFISARSLFSQEKPKWDVVNPPGGVPHKDVEFTTSEGTWMCLDISPDGKTIVFALLGDIYSMPITGGTATPLRQGLAWEVQPRFSPDGKKILFTSDAGGGDNIWVMDADGKNPKQVTKESFRLLNNAVWVDNEYIVARKHFTSSRSLGAGELWLYHLSGGEGLQLTKRKNDQQDVNEPSVSPDGRYIYFSEDMYPGGFFQYNKNPNTQIFAIRRYDREEGKIEDVTGGSGGACRPQVSRDGQWLAFVRREYTKTVLCVRNLATGQEYPIYDGLDKDQQEAWTTFGCYPGFAWQPEQPSRAGAMQGIVIWAKGKFQKINFNWTKIAPDDRNTIADKPQVSVSEIPFTCNVKTKVAETLKFENKVFENEFTAKAIRQAVTSPDGKWLVFNAAGYLYRKNLDNGRVEHLAGDDKNLAFEPSFSPDGKSLLFVTWNDEQKGAIAKLNLATLKPETLKPLTAIYRTPSFSPDGKQIVFRIQSGDDELGPGMTDKPGIYIMDADGKNMRFVTESGENPKFSPDGKRIYVSTGGSLFGPLDKSFKSYDLNGKDEKVHFKSKYGHSFTPSPDGKWLAFIELHKTYICAFPQTGKTIDLSADTKAIPVTQVSRDAGYNLHWSADSKKLHYTLGDEYFNIDLTQRFAFLPGAPDSLPPVDSVGLKIGLTLKTDVPEGTVIFENARIITMEGDRVIEGGAVVVFQNKIESIETKEEYESKKVKRAAPVKFIDCQGKTIMPGIIDVHAHPGNFRFGLNPQKQWEYYAQLAYGVTTQHDPSVNSEMAFSNAEMLKAGRMVGPRLYATGTILYGADGDFKAPINSLDDARSALRRTKAWGAFSVKSYNQPRREQRQQVIAAARELGMLVVPEGGSFFHHNLTQVVDGHTGVEHNLPVAPLYNDVISLWSKTNAHNTPTLIVNYGGLNGEYEFYQKSEVWAKKPLLNFTPKHVLDERSRHRTMVPEEEYQNGHILVSQSCTKLQNAGVNINLGAHGQLNGLGAHWELWMLQQGGMSNLQALKCATINGAKHIGMDKEIGSLAPGKLADLIVLDKNPLDDIRNSESIRYVMVNGRLYESETLNEIGNYDRKRSKFWFEQPGSQTSGAGMTHTCHEAKCVCGH, encoded by the coding sequence ATGATGTTCGTTCGCCTGACCATTTCCATTTTTGCTCTTTTCATTTCCGCACGCTCTCTTTTTTCCCAAGAAAAACCCAAATGGGATGTTGTCAATCCCCCCGGCGGCGTGCCACACAAAGACGTGGAATTCACCACCTCCGAAGGCACCTGGATGTGCCTCGACATATCGCCCGACGGCAAAACCATCGTGTTCGCTCTGCTCGGCGACATTTATTCGATGCCCATTACAGGCGGTACAGCGACCCCGCTGCGGCAAGGCTTGGCCTGGGAGGTGCAGCCGCGTTTTTCGCCCGACGGAAAAAAAATCTTGTTCACCAGCGACGCGGGCGGCGGCGACAACATCTGGGTGATGGATGCCGATGGCAAAAACCCAAAGCAAGTCACCAAAGAAAGTTTCCGGCTGCTCAACAATGCCGTTTGGGTTGACAATGAATATATCGTAGCCCGCAAACACTTCACCAGCAGCCGCTCGCTCGGCGCGGGCGAGCTCTGGCTCTACCACCTCAGCGGCGGCGAAGGGCTTCAACTTACCAAGCGCAAAAACGACCAGCAGGACGTGAACGAGCCGAGCGTCAGCCCCGACGGACGCTACATTTATTTCAGCGAGGACATGTATCCCGGTGGTTTTTTCCAGTACAACAAAAACCCCAATACGCAGATTTTTGCCATCCGCCGCTACGACCGCGAGGAAGGAAAAATAGAGGACGTGACCGGCGGCTCCGGCGGCGCTTGTCGCCCGCAGGTTTCCCGCGACGGCCAATGGCTCGCTTTCGTGCGACGCGAATACACGAAAACGGTGTTGTGTGTCAGGAATTTGGCAACAGGCCAAGAATACCCGATTTACGACGGCCTCGACAAAGACCAGCAGGAAGCGTGGACGACGTTCGGGTGTTATCCGGGGTTTGCGTGGCAGCCAGAACAACCCAGCCGCGCCGGAGCGATGCAGGGCATTGTCATCTGGGCAAAAGGAAAATTTCAAAAAATCAATTTCAATTGGACCAAAATCGCTCCAGACGACCGCAACACGATTGCCGACAAGCCACAAGTTTCTGTCAGTGAAATCCCCTTCACCTGCAATGTCAAAACCAAGGTCGCCGAGACTTTGAAGTTTGAGAACAAGGTTTTTGAAAATGAATTTACGGCGAAAGCCATTCGGCAAGCGGTGACAAGCCCGGATGGCAAATGGCTGGTTTTCAACGCTGCAGGTTATTTGTACCGGAAAAACTTGGACAATGGAAGGGTGGAACACCTCGCAGGCGACGACAAAAATCTGGCCTTCGAGCCTTCTTTTTCGCCCGACGGCAAATCGCTCTTGTTCGTCACTTGGAACGACGAACAAAAAGGCGCCATCGCCAAACTTAACCTCGCAACCCTAAAACCCGAAACCCTCAAACCGCTCACCGCCATCTACCGCACCCCATCCTTCTCCCCTGACGGCAAACAAATCGTCTTCCGCATCCAATCAGGCGACGATGAGCTCGGCCCCGGCATGACCGACAAGCCAGGCATCTACATCATGGACGCCGACGGGAAAAATATGCGCTTCGTGACGGAGAGCGGCGAAAACCCAAAATTCTCCCCCGACGGAAAACGCATCTACGTCAGCACGGGCGGCTCGCTGTTCGGCCCTTTGGACAAATCTTTCAAATCCTACGACCTCAACGGCAAGGACGAAAAAGTACATTTTAAATCAAAATACGGCCACTCCTTCACGCCTTCGCCCGACGGCAAATGGCTGGCTTTCATCGAATTGCACAAAACATACATCTGCGCGTTCCCCCAAACTGGCAAAACAATTGACCTCAGCGCCGACACCAAAGCCATCCCCGTCACGCAGGTCAGCCGCGACGCGGGCTACAACCTGCATTGGAGCGCCGACTCGAAAAAACTCCACTACACGCTCGGCGACGAGTATTTCAACATTGACCTGACTCAGCGTTTTGCCTTCCTGCCCGGCGCGCCCGACAGCCTACCGCCCGTGGATTCCGTCGGGCTGAAAATTGGTTTGACTTTGAAAACCGACGTGCCGGAGGGGACGGTTATTTTTGAAAATGCCCGCATTATCACGATGGAGGGTGACCGCGTCATTGAGGGTGGAGCAGTCGTTGTTTTTCAAAATAAAATCGAATCCATCGAAACAAAAGAAGAATACGAAAGCAAAAAAGTAAAACGCGCCGCACCAGTCAAATTCATTGACTGTCAAGGCAAAACCATCATGCCCGGCATCATTGACGTACACGCGCACCCCGGCAATTTTCGCTTCGGCCTCAACCCGCAAAAACAATGGGAATACTACGCCCAACTCGCCTACGGCGTGACGACCCAGCACGACCCGTCGGTGAATTCCGAAATGGCTTTTTCCAACGCCGAAATGCTCAAAGCAGGGCGCATGGTCGGCCCTCGTTTGTATGCCACCGGCACGATTCTCTATGGCGCGGACGGCGATTTCAAAGCACCCATCAACTCGCTCGACGACGCGCGCTCGGCCTTGCGGCGGACGAAGGCTTGGGGCGCATTTTCGGTGAAGAGTTACAACCAGCCGCGCCGCGAACAACGCCAGCAAGTCATCGCCGCCGCCCGCGAACTGGGTATGCTCGTGGTGCCGGAAGGCGGGTCGTTTTTCCATCACAATCTCACGCAAGTCGTTGACGGCCACACGGGTGTGGAGCACAACCTACCCGTCGCACCGCTCTACAACGACGTGATTTCACTTTGGAGCAAAACGAACGCGCACAACACACCGACGCTCATCGTCAACTATGGCGGCCTCAACGGCGAGTACGAGTTTTATCAAAAAAGCGAAGTCTGGGCAAAAAAGCCGCTCCTGAATTTCACCCCCAAACACGTCCTCGACGAGCGTAGCCGCCACCGCACCATGGTGCCAGAAGAAGAGTATCAAAACGGCCACATCCTCGTGTCGCAATCCTGCACCAAACTTCAAAACGCAGGTGTGAACATCAACCTCGGGGCACACGGCCAACTCAACGGACTCGGCGCGCACTGGGAACTCTGGATGCTCCAACAGGGTGGCATGAGCAACCTGCAAGCCCTGAAATGCGCGACCATCAACGGTGCCAAGCATATCGGCATGGACAAGGAAATCGGCTCGCTCGCGCCCGGCAAATTGGCCGACCTGATTGTGTTGGACAAAAACCCGTTAGACGACATTCGCAACTCGGAATCCATCCGTTACGTCATGGTCAACGGACGTTTGTACGAATCGGAGACTCTGAATGAGATTGGAAATTACGACCGGAAACGCTCGAAATTCTGGTTCGAGCAGCCGGGTAGCCAGACGAGTGGTGCGGGCATGACACACACCTGCCATGAGGCGAAGTGTGTTTGTGGGCATTGA
- a CDS encoding TonB-dependent receptor yields the protein MNFCRIVCLAGTLLASDCLLSQTSPLDSLNERRLQAVEISVQRDNITRLPQTQGAFLWSGKKSEVISLENVDANIAEKTPRQVFAKVPGVFVYDMDGTGNQTNISTRGLDPHRGWEFNIRTDGIITNSDIYGYPASHFSLPFEAVGRIELVRGTGALQYGAQFGGMLNYSLKQPDTTKAVGIETVNSIGSFGLLSTYNAVGGKVGKVQYYAFYSKRVSDGYRDNAASDYDGQGLVLKYMPSDNFSIKAELLRSNYLYRIPGPLTDAMFAENPRQATRSRNYFNPEIYIPSLTAEWNISPHTRLQWTASAVLGERSSVRNDNPANVPDTINAATLTYNPRAVDIDRFNSRTSELRLLQEYHFFGKKSLLAAGAQYFNNDLHRRFTPNGGSTGSDYNVSIDPAKGWLRDLHFKTQSVAFFAENKFQITSKLSVTPGLRYEIGDSKMTGTLAYYDPEDLPTTIKHNFPLFGVSAEYVLSDRQNLYAGWSQAYRPVIFKDIIPGNAFERTDDNLKNADGYNAEIGWRGAAGGFKWDVSAFRMQYNNRLGSVSVDEGGAFYVLRTNIGNSLTHGLEIFGEYAFRVAGQLRASLFTSTAFFDAKYQDAQFRVGTENRDIDGNRVESVPEWITRNGLNLKYKDLSVSFLYSYTGETFADPLNTVEPSATGAVGLVPSYGLLDLNASYRVRNLLFRLSVNNLTDEQYFTKRPSFYPGPGVWPSDGRSVVLTVGVRI from the coding sequence ATGAACTTTTGTAGAATAGTGTGTCTCGCGGGTACCTTGCTCGCGAGCGATTGCCTTCTATCCCAAACATCGCCCCTCGACAGCCTCAATGAGCGCCGACTTCAAGCAGTCGAAATATCGGTGCAGCGCGACAACATCACGCGACTGCCTCAAACACAAGGGGCTTTCCTCTGGTCGGGCAAAAAAAGCGAGGTCATCAGCCTCGAAAACGTGGATGCCAACATCGCGGAAAAAACGCCGCGCCAAGTGTTCGCCAAAGTGCCCGGCGTGTTTGTCTATGACATGGACGGCACGGGCAATCAGACCAACATCAGCACGCGCGGCCTCGACCCGCACCGGGGCTGGGAATTCAATATCCGCACCGACGGCATCATCACGAATTCAGACATTTATGGATACCCGGCAAGCCATTTCAGTCTCCCCTTCGAGGCCGTAGGGCGTATCGAACTCGTCCGCGGCACGGGAGCGCTTCAATACGGTGCCCAATTCGGCGGAATGCTCAATTACTCGCTGAAGCAGCCCGACACGACCAAGGCCGTCGGTATTGAAACGGTCAATTCCATCGGCTCATTCGGCTTGCTCAGCACCTACAACGCCGTCGGCGGCAAAGTCGGCAAGGTGCAGTACTATGCCTTTTACAGCAAGCGCGTGAGCGATGGCTACCGCGACAACGCAGCATCCGACTACGACGGACAGGGGCTGGTGCTGAAATATATGCCTTCCGACAATTTCTCCATAAAAGCCGAACTGCTGCGCTCCAATTACCTCTATCGCATCCCCGGCCCGCTGACGGACGCCATGTTTGCCGAAAACCCGCGCCAAGCCACGCGCTCGCGCAACTATTTCAACCCTGAAATCTACATCCCCTCCCTAACGGCGGAATGGAACATCAGCCCGCATACCCGCCTGCAATGGACGGCCTCCGCCGTTTTGGGCGAGCGCAGCAGCGTCCGCAACGACAACCCTGCTAATGTGCCAGACACCATCAATGCCGCGACTTTGACTTACAACCCTCGCGCGGTGGATATTGACCGCTTCAACAGCCGCACCAGCGAATTGCGTCTTTTGCAAGAATATCATTTTTTTGGAAAAAAATCGCTCTTAGCCGCTGGTGCTCAATACTTTAACAACGACTTGCACCGGCGATTCACACCCAATGGGGGCTCTACGGGCAGCGATTACAATGTGTCTATTGACCCAGCCAAAGGATGGTTGCGCGATTTGCATTTCAAAACCCAAAGCGTGGCGTTTTTTGCCGAAAACAAATTTCAAATCACGTCCAAACTTTCCGTCACGCCCGGTCTGCGCTACGAAATTGGCGACTCCAAAATGACGGGTACACTCGCTTACTACGACCCTGAAGATTTGCCCACGACCATCAAACACAATTTTCCCTTGTTCGGCGTGAGTGCCGAGTACGTCCTCAGCGACAGGCAAAACCTGTACGCGGGCTGGTCACAGGCATACCGCCCTGTCATTTTCAAAGACATTATCCCGGGCAATGCCTTCGAGCGCACCGACGACAACCTCAAAAATGCCGATGGCTACAACGCCGAAATCGGCTGGCGCGGCGCGGCGGGCGGCTTCAAATGGGATGTGAGCGCCTTCCGAATGCAATACAACAATCGCCTCGGCAGCGTCTCGGTGGATGAGGGCGGCGCGTTTTATGTGTTGCGCACCAACATTGGCAACTCACTCACGCATGGGTTAGAAATCTTCGGCGAATATGCTTTCCGCGTGGCAGGGCAACTCCGCGCCAGCCTGTTCACCTCTACCGCCTTTTTTGATGCCAAATACCAAGATGCGCAGTTTCGCGTCGGCACTGAAAACCGCGACATTGACGGCAACCGCGTGGAAAGCGTGCCGGAATGGATTACCCGCAACGGCTTGAATCTCAAATACAAAGACTTGAGCGTGTCGTTCCTGTACAGTTACACGGGCGAGACTTTTGCCGACCCATTGAACACGGTGGAGCCTTCCGCGACCGGTGCGGTTGGGCTTGTGCCGTCTTATGGTTTGCTGGATTTGAATGCGTCATATCGAGTTCGCAATCTCTTGTTCCGCCTGAGCGTGAACAACCTGACCGACGAGCAATATTTCACCAAACGCCCCTCGTTTTATCCCGGCCCCGGCGTGTGGCCGTCGGACGGGCGGAGTGTGGTACTGACGGTGGGAGTGCGGATTTGA